From Onychostoma macrolepis isolate SWU-2019 chromosome 19, ASM1243209v1, whole genome shotgun sequence, a single genomic window includes:
- the LOC131525221 gene encoding major histocompatibility complex class I-related gene protein-like — protein sequence MRHVLLLLLGAHLAYAGTHSFKAFYTATTGVTNYPEFTAIGVVDGMLITHYDSISKQTVPRTEWMKNSEGPDYWKQQTEVIVGTEQTFKNNIQVAMGRFNQTGGVHTVQLMYGCEWDDQTEATNAFHQFGYDGEDFVALDFNELRFISAVQQGLLTAWKWNNDRGFLETDKHYLSAQCIEWLKKYLHYGKSSLEKTVSPQVSLLQKDPSSQVACHATGFYPSGVTISWMRNGQEHDEDVEVGELLPNEDGTFQKRSTITVTPEEWKNNKFSCVVEHQGKSVTEDEIRTNNGDSVPIGIIICAVVAVNTASSLLVLAICVRRKRYMLHEKKEKLASACSSVKNTESLKTCDDRIAGSKSLIPLDPGYCSNLDSGSDNGSVSSDSSSCDSTTTLLHKMTANDTR from the exons ATGCGGCATGTACTGCTTTTGCTCCTCGGAGCTCATCTGGCTTATGCTG GCACCCACTCATTCAAAGCCTTTTACACAGCAACAACCGGGGTCACCAACTACCCTGAGTTTACAGCTATAGGTGTTGTTGATGGCATGTTGATAACTCATTATGACAGCATAAGCAAGCAGACAGTTCCCCGCACAGAATGGATGAAGAATTCAGAGGGTCCAGACTACTGGAAACAACAGACTGAAGTCATTGTGGGTACAGAGcaaactttcaaaaacaacataCAAGTAGCAATGGGTCGTTTCAATCAAACTGGAG GTGTGCACACAGTCCAGCTGATGTATGGCTGTGAGTGGGATGATCAGACTGAAGCAACAAATGCGTTTCATCAGTTTGGTTATGATGGAGAGGACTTTGTGGCTTTGGATTTTAATGAGCTGAGATTTATTTCAGCAGTGCAGCAAGGATTGCTTACTGCATGGAAGTGGAACAATGACAGAGGCTTCCTTGAGACTGACAAACATTACCTCAGCGCTCAGTGCATTGAGTGGCTGAAGAAATATCTGCATTATGGAAAGAGCAGCCTGGAGAAAACAG TCTCTCCTCAGGTGTCTCTGCTGCAGAAGGATCCCTCATCTCAAGTGGCGTGTCATGCTACAGGTTTTTACCCCAGCGGAGTAACAATATCCTGGATGAGAAATGGACAAGAACATGATGAGGATGTGGAGGTTGGTGAACTTCTTCCCAATGAGGACGGGACCTTTCAGAAGAGGAGTACCATCACAGTTACACCTGAAGAGTGGAAGAACAACAAGTTCAGCTGTGTGGTGGAGCACCAGGGCAAGAGTGTGACAGAGGATGAGATCAGGACAAACAATG GAGATTCTGTTCCCATTGGCATCATTATTTGTGCTGTTGTTGCTGTTAATACTGCCAGCTCCCTGTTGGTTCTTGCTATATGTGTAAGAAGAAAGAGATATATGCTGCATGagaagaaagagaaattag cCTCTGCCTGCTCAAGTGTTAAAAACACAGAGAGCCTAAAAA CCTGTGACGACCGAATTGCTGGAAGCAAAAGCCTAATAC CTCTGGACCCTGGATATTGCAGTAACTTAGATAGTGGATCAGATAATGGCTCTGTTAGCTCTGACAGCTCAAGTTGTGACAGCACCACAACTTTATTAC ACAAGATGACTGCGAATGACACAAGATGA